One window from the genome of bacterium encodes:
- a CDS encoding zinc ABC transporter substrate-binding protein, translating into MDSLRGYLRLIFLFSIALVAACILSAGCASKKESSTKLKVVATIPVLADWVREVGGSRVKVTTLLSPGASPHTFEPLPSQARDVSEADFVCSIGLDIDRWLAPMLSANSRTLICSKLEGITLIDETEHEQDTHSREANPHIWLDPQIAKLVVRAIFDSLSLLDPEGKSTYTSNALRYIERLDSLDKEILKTTSGFSKKEYVAFHPAWAYFDQRYGLQEIAVIMPSAGKEPSPRHLTDVVKAIKKSDVSAVFVEPQFSPKAAEVIAIEAGARVVTLDPLGADNESYIELMEKNLEVMASVMGAK; encoded by the coding sequence ATGGATAGCTTAAGAGGATATTTGCGTCTCATATTCCTTTTCTCAATCGCTCTCGTTGCCGCATGCATCCTTTCAGCGGGATGCGCGAGCAAGAAGGAATCCTCAACCAAACTCAAGGTAGTCGCGACCATCCCGGTGCTTGCGGACTGGGTGCGGGAGGTGGGCGGCTCAAGGGTCAAGGTTACGACACTCCTCTCACCAGGCGCCTCCCCGCACACGTTCGAGCCGCTGCCTTCTCAGGCAAGGGATGTCTCGGAGGCTGACTTCGTTTGTTCGATAGGACTCGACATTGATAGATGGCTTGCGCCGATGCTCTCCGCGAACAGCCGCACGCTTATCTGCTCGAAGCTAGAGGGAATAACCCTTATCGATGAGACAGAACATGAACAGGACACCCACTCCCGCGAGGCAAACCCCCACATCTGGCTCGACCCCCAGATAGCTAAGCTAGTCGTGCGTGCGATATTCGACTCGCTCTCCCTGCTGGACCCCGAAGGCAAATCGACCTACACTTCCAACGCCCTGCGCTACATAGAAAGGCTCGATTCACTTGACAAGGAGATACTTAAGACCACGTCCGGATTTTCAAAGAAGGAGTACGTTGCCTTCCATCCCGCCTGGGCGTACTTTGACCAGAGATACGGGCTTCAAGAGATTGCCGTTATAATGCCGTCTGCAGGCAAGGAACCATCACCCAGACACCTTACCGATGTCGTTAAAGCCATAAAGAAGTCGGATGTTTCCGCAGTGTTCGTCGAACCGCAGTTCTCGCCGAAGGCTGCCGAGGTCATAGCAATCGAAGCGGGAGCGAGGGTCGTTACACTTGACCCTCTGGGAGCCGATAATGAAAGCTACATAGAACTCATGGAGAAAAACCTTGAAGTCATGGCGAGCGTCATGGGTGCAAAATGA
- a CDS encoding metal ABC transporter ATP-binding protein → MSEALVSLKGVDVRFGDVYALRDVDMNITKGSAVALIGPNGGGKTTLIRVILGLVHPARGIVKYHDLKKSEIAYVPQESETDRQFPVSALDVVVMGRYPRIGIARMPSSRDRQIAITMLERVGLRDIASRPLGSLSGGQKQRVSIARALASEPRLLLLDEPTSGADIEAKDRFFTMLMELKKDFSLTVILASHELQVVPRFVDEVACVSTTVHMHACPSDVWDEGHFERIYGNQMEAVLHGQVPHRMVSAHSKPQKNASSSFGNPTRNTSNSRNTRNTRSSRKTSPDTPRNAFQKPTTGGKSNNASRGSSHDAGRSAGRDSRTKGKSIKKAGKDV, encoded by the coding sequence ATGAGTGAAGCGCTCGTCTCTTTAAAAGGGGTGGACGTCCGGTTCGGCGATGTGTATGCCCTGAGGGACGTAGATATGAATATCACAAAAGGTTCGGCGGTTGCTCTTATAGGACCTAACGGCGGAGGTAAGACGACGCTCATCCGCGTCATACTAGGTCTTGTTCATCCTGCAAGGGGAATCGTTAAATACCATGATCTCAAGAAATCGGAGATAGCGTACGTGCCGCAGGAAAGCGAAACCGACAGGCAGTTTCCGGTAAGCGCTCTGGACGTAGTGGTGATGGGCCGCTATCCAAGGATTGGCATCGCAAGAATGCCCTCATCAAGGGACAGGCAGATAGCGATAACGATGCTTGAACGAGTCGGGCTCCGCGATATCGCCTCAAGACCTCTCGGCTCGCTTTCAGGCGGGCAGAAGCAGCGCGTCTCAATAGCGAGGGCGCTTGCATCCGAACCCAGGCTTCTTCTTCTGGACGAGCCAACGTCGGGTGCAGACATTGAGGCCAAGGACAGATTCTTCACCATGCTTATGGAGCTTAAGAAGGATTTTTCCCTTACCGTCATCCTTGCCAGCCACGAACTGCAGGTTGTGCCCCGGTTTGTTGACGAAGTGGCGTGCGTATCGACAACCGTACACATGCACGCCTGCCCTTCAGACGTCTGGGACGAAGGGCATTTCGAAAGGATTTACGGGAATCAGATGGAGGCGGTTCTGCACGGTCAGGTGCCGCACAGGATGGTCTCTGCACACTCAAAGCCCCAAAAGAATGCTTCGTCTTCTTTTGGGAACCCCACCCGTAACACCTCTAACTCCCGTAACACCCGTAACACCCGTAGCTCCCGTAAAACTTCCCCTGACACACCTCGTAACGCATTTCAAAAGCCGACCACCGGTGGAAAATCGAATAATGCAAGCCGCGGTTCGTCCCATGATGCCGGGCGCAGCGCAGGCAGAGATTCTCGAACAAAAGGTAAATCGATTAAAAAGGCAGGAAAGGATGTTTGA
- a CDS encoding metal ABC transporter permease has product MFEAAFMQRAIAAGLLVSLLLSLLGFFVVLRRMSFIGVGIEHAAFGGVGLAAFLNAPIFLIASLFSIATGLGIGLITRKGLVREDTSIGILSAAGMATGVLFLALKKGYASDAISYLFGSILAVTGLDLWLIAGVALAVLLLLFLFFKEFLASSFDPELARASGLPEGFLYYLLLAMTGLSIVAAIKIVGVILVSALLVLPTATARQWSQNYRVVLVLSLVFGIASTFSGLVASYWLDIPSGATIVIFATAAFVISLVLSPQRRRTRTNTMPVSRQG; this is encoded by the coding sequence ATGTTTGAAGCCGCATTCATGCAGCGCGCAATTGCTGCAGGCCTTCTCGTATCCCTGCTTCTTTCGCTACTTGGCTTTTTCGTTGTTCTTCGGCGCATGAGTTTCATAGGCGTAGGCATAGAGCACGCCGCCTTCGGAGGCGTAGGACTCGCCGCTTTCCTCAACGCGCCTATCTTTCTTATCGCCTCTTTGTTCTCAATAGCAACCGGTCTCGGAATAGGATTGATAACGCGCAAAGGACTCGTCCGTGAAGACACAAGCATTGGGATTCTATCGGCCGCAGGGATGGCTACGGGTGTTCTTTTTCTTGCTCTAAAAAAGGGCTATGCATCGGACGCCATAAGCTATCTCTTCGGCTCAATCCTTGCAGTGACCGGTCTCGACTTATGGCTCATAGCAGGCGTTGCGCTGGCCGTTTTATTGCTCCTGTTTCTTTTCTTCAAGGAATTTCTCGCCTCAAGCTTCGATCCCGAACTTGCAAGGGCATCCGGACTGCCCGAAGGATTTCTCTACTACCTTCTTCTGGCCATGACTGGGTTGAGCATAGTGGCGGCGATAAAGATTGTCGGAGTCATTCTCGTCTCAGCCCTTCTTGTTCTTCCGACGGCCACGGCAAGACAGTGGAGCCAGAACTACAGGGTCGTTCTTGTTCTTTCTCTCGTCTTCGGGATTGCATCTACTTTTTCAGGGCTTGTGGCATCCTACTGGCTCGATATTCCCTCAGGTGCGACCATCGTTATCTTCGCAACGGCTGCATTCGTCATCTCACTCGTATTATCGCCTCAAAGACGACGCACAAGGACCAACACTATGCCCGTCAGCCGCCAGGGCTGA
- a CDS encoding GTP-binding protein yields the protein MTNLSSQAKVVIVGKDEAGKSTLVQNIIPTAMNIERKGRTIALDYGNKEHKGFKLHLFGTPGQTRFRIVREVVARGMDIAVWVLDYSRRFDERDQDILDFLNEAKVPFIVFANIKPGVQKERRKVTRLIGEPEGLKGIVIGSAKSGFRVTELLDEIVKVLSSIERPNHRWDKLAESSSESAS from the coding sequence ATGACGAATCTGTCAAGCCAGGCCAAAGTCGTTATAGTCGGCAAGGACGAAGCGGGTAAATCGACGCTCGTCCAGAACATCATCCCGACAGCCATGAATATCGAACGCAAGGGCCGAACGATAGCGCTTGATTACGGTAACAAGGAGCACAAGGGATTCAAATTACACCTTTTCGGAACGCCCGGCCAGACTCGATTCAGAATTGTCAGGGAGGTTGTGGCTAGAGGCATGGATATTGCGGTATGGGTGCTTGATTATTCAAGGAGGTTCGACGAGCGCGACCAGGATATACTTGATTTTCTTAACGAAGCAAAAGTGCCATTTATAGTTTTTGCGAACATAAAACCCGGGGTACAGAAGGAACGCCGCAAGGTCACAAGGCTCATAGGCGAACCTGAGGGGCTTAAGGGCATAGTGATAGGTTCTGCAAAATCGGGTTTCAGGGTAACCGAACTCCTTGACGAAATAGTCAAGGTGCTTTCCTCGATTGAAAGACCCAATCACAGATGGGATAAGCTCGCCGAGTCCTCATCCGAAAGCGCCTCCTGA
- a CDS encoding DUF1573 domain-containing protein translates to MNALFFISALIFAAPKIEISEPSFDFGYSLSSYSYRHTFRIYNKGDSPLRILGVRTFCGCSTTELSKRAIESGDSASFEFLYETQGFFAECVKWAYVRTDDPEDSLSKINVTIRLYEDYKRTPFSVEPEFLFLGKTDSLKSSVNLVLKNNSKTDYTIKLVETPVVLEEVDFQPGVLEAGQTLNLALRPRTDVADVSKFKSSITFEAYTQTETVRFSVPLLVEFANR, encoded by the coding sequence GTGAACGCATTGTTTTTTATTTCCGCTCTTATTTTCGCGGCGCCGAAGATTGAGATATCCGAACCCAGCTTCGATTTCGGATACTCGCTCTCAAGCTACAGCTACCGTCATACTTTCCGGATTTATAATAAGGGCGATTCCCCACTTAGAATCCTGGGCGTCCGCACTTTCTGCGGATGTTCGACTACTGAGCTTTCGAAGAGAGCTATCGAGTCCGGAGACAGCGCATCGTTCGAATTCCTATATGAGACGCAGGGGTTCTTCGCCGAATGCGTGAAATGGGCTTACGTGAGAACGGACGATCCCGAGGACTCCCTCTCTAAGATAAACGTAACAATACGCTTGTATGAGGATTACAAACGAACGCCTTTTTCAGTGGAGCCTGAATTCCTCTTTCTCGGCAAAACCGATTCGCTCAAGTCAAGCGTCAATCTTGTCCTTAAGAATAATTCGAAAACGGATTACACAATCAAGCTCGTCGAGACACCGGTTGTGCTTGAGGAAGTTGACTTCCAGCCCGGAGTCCTCGAGGCTGGCCAGACTTTGAATCTAGCGTTGAGGCCCAGGACGGATGTAGCTGATGTCAGCAAGTTTAAAAGCTCTATTACCTTTGAGGCATACACCCAGACTGAGACCGTTCGCTTCTCGGTTCCTTTGCTTGTTGAATTTGCGAATCGTTAG
- a CDS encoding MFS transporter: MISQVGDRFTQMAFIELLGKEFFGKFSAFGGVAVIFTLPSIIFGPFTGPLIDSWRKKRVLLVGDFVRAVLVALLPIAYTIHLGGQRYNLYAMFAVALVVYIFGFFFSAARLAFVPLIVPRDELLRANSANMTLLRLATGIGTLLGGVAVSLIGWRMGFLVDALTYLASFVLILMISSKESETDKDITGSVEARIKEHRQKARINLDYLLNAFRKTAVNLFLIPAAYIADFAKDEFGKRRMKKAKSVDLKAEFVRYIDYIKGGIKLMVNTRTMVFVMTSLLVIFLISGVAFSVIVPTVQQTLKLETIGVTVLAAAAALGMFLGPFFTGMFGSAFRKQRLMITSFILLGLIFIAGGGTYLAVGLERALSVPWLNWTLICMMGIIILIAGMLFSAINISQDTIIQERIPKEARGRLFAWRETLASLAFVATAVPAGFIAERVSFEYVLVAVGGIVIVCSLAWMPVLKTREAVNSLDGDVK, encoded by the coding sequence ATGATTTCGCAGGTAGGCGACCGTTTCACCCAGATGGCTTTTATAGAGCTTCTGGGAAAGGAGTTCTTCGGCAAGTTCTCCGCATTCGGAGGCGTGGCAGTGATATTTACCCTGCCATCGATTATCTTCGGACCTTTTACCGGACCCCTCATAGATTCCTGGCGCAAGAAGCGGGTGCTGCTCGTAGGCGATTTCGTGAGAGCTGTTCTTGTCGCGCTCCTGCCTATCGCATACACCATCCATCTGGGAGGCCAGCGCTACAATCTCTATGCGATGTTTGCCGTAGCCCTGGTGGTCTACATCTTCGGTTTCTTTTTTTCAGCCGCCCGTCTCGCTTTCGTTCCGCTCATAGTCCCGAGGGATGAGCTATTGAGGGCCAACTCCGCAAACATGACGCTCCTGCGCCTTGCAACGGGAATAGGAACCCTCCTGGGCGGAGTTGCGGTGTCTCTGATAGGCTGGCGTATGGGATTCCTTGTGGATGCACTTACGTATCTTGCATCGTTCGTCCTGATACTCATGATATCTTCTAAGGAATCGGAGACTGACAAGGACATCACAGGAAGCGTGGAGGCAAGAATAAAGGAGCACAGACAGAAGGCAAGAATCAATCTTGATTACCTTTTGAACGCGTTCAGGAAAACGGCGGTAAACCTCTTCCTTATCCCGGCTGCTTATATTGCGGATTTCGCAAAGGACGAGTTCGGAAAAAGAAGGATGAAGAAAGCAAAGAGCGTTGACTTGAAGGCAGAGTTCGTACGTTATATAGACTATATCAAAGGCGGAATCAAGTTGATGGTTAACACGCGGACGATGGTCTTCGTGATGACGTCCCTTCTCGTAATATTTCTTATCTCCGGCGTAGCTTTCTCGGTTATAGTTCCTACCGTTCAGCAAACGCTCAAGCTCGAGACCATAGGCGTTACCGTTCTTGCCGCAGCCGCAGCCCTTGGCATGTTCCTTGGACCTTTCTTTACCGGCATGTTCGGTTCTGCCTTCCGGAAGCAAAGACTGATGATTACGAGCTTCATTCTTCTGGGGTTGATCTTCATCGCAGGAGGCGGAACCTACCTGGCGGTCGGGCTCGAGCGCGCACTGTCGGTGCCTTGGCTGAACTGGACGCTCATATGCATGATGGGTATTATAATTCTTATCGCCGGGATGCTTTTCTCGGCAATCAACATAAGCCAGGATACCATAATTCAGGAGCGCATTCCAAAGGAAGCGCGGGGTCGTCTTTTCGCATGGAGGGAAACGCTCGCGAGTCTGGCTTTTGTCGCGACCGCTGTGCCTGCCGGCTTCATAGCGGAGAGGGTTTCCTTCGAGTACGTTCTTGTAGCCGTCGGAGGGATTGTTATTGTTTGCTCTCTCGCCTGGATGCCCGTTTTGAAGACGAGAGAAGCTGTTAATTCATTAGATGGAGATGTAAAGTGA
- the truB gene encoding tRNA pseudouridine(55) synthase TruB: protein MRGGLRVYKPLGVSSFDVIRSLRSIMPPGTTLGHAGTLDPAADGLLLVLVNEATRVQHLLKDLDKTYLAVVRLGVETDTLDKTGKVIREAEVPEIDTEAIRAALGELEGKRKQKPPVFSAIKVNGRRSYERARKGEEFELPERQVEIKELELVKWRSPLIEIRSLVSSGTYIRSLAKEIGAALSLPASLEHLKRTHIGAFSSDDAVRLEGLTFEVVERSLLDLRQLLAHIPQYVVNEEAALRLLQGNALEMEAAEPFCGQGAAAVFSGDGMKAFLCSREGRTIRSKRLLYNNGAVDGR, encoded by the coding sequence GTGCGCGGAGGCTTAAGGGTCTACAAGCCGCTGGGCGTCAGTTCCTTCGACGTAATAAGAAGCCTGAGGAGTATCATGCCTCCTGGCACGACATTGGGACATGCAGGGACGCTTGATCCTGCGGCAGACGGACTCCTTCTCGTGCTCGTAAACGAGGCAACAAGAGTCCAGCATCTTCTCAAGGATTTGGATAAAACCTACCTTGCCGTAGTCAGGCTTGGAGTGGAGACAGATACACTCGATAAGACCGGTAAAGTTATCAGAGAAGCCGAAGTTCCAGAGATAGACACCGAAGCCATAAGGGCTGCGCTCGGCGAGCTTGAGGGCAAAAGAAAGCAGAAACCCCCTGTCTTTTCAGCGATAAAGGTGAACGGCCGAAGATCTTACGAGAGGGCGCGAAAAGGAGAGGAGTTCGAGCTGCCTGAAAGACAGGTAGAGATAAAGGAACTCGAACTAGTCAAATGGCGCTCGCCTCTTATTGAGATACGCTCGCTTGTATCCTCCGGAACGTACATACGCTCACTCGCAAAAGAGATAGGCGCGGCGCTTTCGCTTCCCGCATCGCTTGAGCATCTGAAGAGAACTCACATAGGTGCGTTTTCTTCCGATGATGCGGTGAGGCTAGAAGGCTTGACTTTCGAAGTTGTTGAACGCTCCCTGCTCGATTTGAGGCAGCTTCTGGCCCACATCCCGCAGTATGTCGTGAACGAGGAAGCGGCGTTGAGATTGCTACAGGGCAATGCTCTTGAGATGGAAGCTGCCGAGCCTTTTTGCGGGCAAGGAGCGGCTGCGGTCTTCTCGGGTGATGGGATGAAAGCGTTTCTGTGCAGCCGCGAGGGACGCACGATTCGCTCCAAGAGACTCTTATATAACAATGGAGCAGTTGATGGAAGGTAA
- a CDS encoding bifunctional oligoribonuclease/PAP phosphatase NrnA, with protein MLSAEILERIRSGNSFWVATHIDPDGDAIGSVLLVGRLLRHLGKKYAIYLCDPVPHKFEFLAGVEEITNKEPDFKPDTFITVDLPDLVRLGYTPPQSQIINIDHHPSNEDYGDYNWIDVNRTAACVMVLELLKSVDFPLGRQEGEMVFTGIYTETGGFSYPNVSTEVFLVSADILELGVNAADIALRMTARDERNLALLGKVLATLRIEDTVATIELTENMLKELEINRADQDSDSFIRYPVSIPGVRIAIFFRENPTSGEVRMSFRSLTGVDVNQLAARFGGGGHQNAAGARVRGDYKEVKKRVLEEAKGYLSCAEA; from the coding sequence ATGCTGAGCGCAGAGATACTTGAAAGGATAAGAAGCGGCAATAGCTTCTGGGTTGCCACTCATATCGATCCGGACGGCGATGCGATTGGTTCAGTGCTTCTGGTCGGACGGCTTCTCAGACATCTTGGGAAAAAATATGCAATTTATCTCTGCGATCCTGTTCCTCATAAATTCGAGTTTCTTGCAGGTGTTGAGGAGATAACAAACAAAGAGCCTGACTTCAAGCCCGATACTTTCATCACGGTCGATCTGCCCGATCTTGTGCGTCTGGGCTACACCCCGCCGCAATCGCAAATAATAAACATCGATCATCACCCCTCAAACGAGGACTACGGCGATTACAACTGGATTGACGTAAATAGAACGGCCGCTTGCGTTATGGTTCTCGAACTCCTGAAATCTGTTGACTTTCCTCTCGGAAGACAGGAGGGCGAGATGGTCTTTACGGGTATATATACCGAAACCGGAGGTTTTTCTTACCCTAACGTATCGACTGAGGTGTTTCTGGTTTCGGCCGATATCCTCGAATTGGGTGTTAACGCAGCCGATATAGCGCTCAGGATGACGGCAAGGGACGAACGCAACCTTGCGCTTCTTGGAAAAGTGCTCGCCACATTAAGAATAGAGGACACGGTGGCTACTATAGAACTGACCGAGAACATGCTCAAGGAACTGGAGATAAACAGAGCCGATCAGGATTCAGACAGCTTCATCCGCTACCCTGTTTCCATTCCCGGGGTCAGGATAGCCATCTTCTTCAGGGAAAATCCCACATCGGGCGAGGTAAGGATGAGTTTCCGCTCTCTCACCGGGGTAGACGTAAACCAGCTTGCCGCAAGGTTCGGAGGAGGAGGACATCAGAACGCGGCAGGCGCAAGGGTACGAGGCGACTACAAAGAGGTCAAGAAAAGAGTCCTGGAAGAAGCGAAGGGGTATCTTTCGTGCGCGGAGGCTTAA
- the rbfA gene encoding 30S ribosome-binding factor RbfA, with the protein MPERARRVAALVKQNVATIIIEEFTRPEMQWITITDCVMTRDLKHADLYFSSVEQRLAHEEAAKVLEEEKGRIKKKLAARIVLKFMPELHFKWDDTVLIDQKIQEIKDAERRDT; encoded by the coding sequence ATGCCTGAGAGAGCAAGAAGGGTCGCCGCTCTTGTTAAGCAGAACGTCGCAACAATAATCATCGAGGAGTTCACGCGTCCCGAAATGCAGTGGATTACGATTACGGACTGTGTTATGACACGCGATTTGAAGCACGCCGATTTGTACTTTTCTTCGGTCGAACAGCGCCTCGCTCACGAAGAAGCGGCGAAGGTTCTTGAGGAGGAGAAGGGCAGGATTAAGAAGAAGCTTGCTGCAAGGATAGTACTCAAATTCATGCCCGAGCTGCACTTCAAATGGGACGATACGGTGCTCATCGACCAGAAGATCCAGGAGATTAAGGATGCTGAGCGCAGAGATACTTGA
- a CDS encoding DUF503 domain-containing protein produces MIGLLEIGLLNSASHSLKDKRRDLSSLVQKIHNEFNVSAAEIEGQDTWQRTKLAIVVVSNDARHNSQVLERIVEKIRTRHLEWQLLDYQIREVY; encoded by the coding sequence ATGATAGGACTCCTGGAGATAGGACTTCTTAATTCGGCGTCGCATTCCCTTAAGGACAAGCGCCGCGATCTTTCGAGCCTTGTGCAAAAGATACACAACGAGTTCAACGTCTCGGCTGCTGAGATAGAAGGTCAGGATACATGGCAGCGCACAAAGCTTGCTATTGTTGTGGTTTCAAACGATGCAAGGCACAACAGTCAGGTTCTTGAAAGAATAGTCGAAAAGATAAGGACCCGTCATCTCGAATGGCAGCTTCTGGATTACCAGATTAGGGAGGTTTACTGA